One window of the Bartonella bacilliformis KC583 genome contains the following:
- the rplT gene encoding 50S ribosomal protein L20, protein MARVKRGVTAHAKHKKILKQAEGFYGRRKNTIRAAKAAVDRSKQYAYRDRKNRKRTFRALWIQRINAAVRMEGLTYGRFIDGLSKAGIEIDRKVLSDIAIHEPTVFSALVASAKKALEYLKDTTPNAFEGAVK, encoded by the coding sequence ATGGCACGTGTAAAAAGAGGTGTGACAGCTCACGCTAAGCACAAGAAGATTTTAAAGCAAGCTGAAGGTTTTTACGGTCGTCGTAAAAATACTATTCGTGCGGCTAAGGCAGCAGTTGATCGTTCAAAGCAATATGCTTACCGTGATCGCAAAAACAGAAAACGTACCTTCCGCGCTCTATGGATTCAGCGGATCAATGCAGCTGTTCGTATGGAAGGTTTGACTTATGGACGCTTCATTGACGGTTTATCGAAAGCCGGTATTGAGATTGATCGTAAGGTTCTTTCTGATATCGCTATTCATGAACCTACAGTATTTTCTGCTTTAGTAGCTTCTGCAAAGAAAGCTTTAGAATATTTGAAAGATACAACGCCTAATGCTTTCGAAGGAGCTGTTAAGTAA
- the pheS gene encoding phenylalanine--tRNA ligase subunit alpha: protein MSDIERLEQEIFLALEAACDEQELEAVRVAALGKKGSISERLKALGNISADERLKVGPALNELKKRILELLAQKRDIFKRQATALRLSKERVDVTLPVRSSPVERGRIHPISQVIDELIAIYADMGFSIAEGPDIETDYYNFTALNFPEGHPAREMHDTFFFSEDATGNRKVLRTHTSPVQIRVMEKKQAPIRIIIPGKTYRMDSDATHSPMFHQVEGLVIDKTSNIAHMMWLHETFCKAFFEVPSVKMRFRPSFFPFTEPSMEVDIQCDRSGSEVKFGEGHDWLEILGCGMVHPQVLKNVGFDPDEYQGFAWGMGIDRIAMLKYGMPDLRAFFDADLRWLDHYGFRCFDISTLFSRLGNV from the coding sequence ATGAGCGATATTGAGCGTCTGGAACAGGAAATTTTTTTAGCTTTAGAAGCTGCGTGTGATGAACAGGAACTTGAAGCCGTGCGTGTTGCTGCGTTAGGCAAAAAAGGCAGCATTTCTGAACGATTAAAAGCATTGGGAAATATCAGCGCCGATGAGCGTCTTAAAGTTGGGCCGGCGCTTAATGAGTTAAAGAAACGCATTTTAGAATTATTAGCGCAAAAACGTGATATTTTTAAGCGCCAGGCAACGGCTTTGCGCCTTTCCAAAGAGAGAGTGGATGTGACTTTACCTGTTCGTTCTTCACCTGTAGAACGAGGCCGTATTCATCCTATCTCGCAGGTTATTGATGAACTCATAGCCATTTATGCGGATATGGGTTTTTCTATTGCGGAGGGGCCAGATATTGAAACAGATTATTATAATTTCACGGCATTAAATTTTCCTGAAGGTCATCCAGCACGGGAAATGCATGATACTTTCTTTTTTAGTGAGGATGCAACAGGGAATCGGAAGGTGCTACGCACGCATACGTCACCCGTGCAAATTCGCGTAATGGAAAAAAAACAGGCACCGATACGTATTATTATTCCTGGAAAAACTTACCGTATGGATTCTGATGCAACGCATTCACCGATGTTTCATCAGGTAGAAGGATTGGTAATTGATAAAACTTCTAACATTGCTCATATGATGTGGCTTCATGAGACTTTTTGTAAAGCTTTTTTTGAAGTGCCGTCGGTGAAGATGCGTTTTCGTCCATCTTTTTTTCCTTTTACGGAACCATCTATGGAAGTTGATATTCAATGTGATCGTTCTGGTTCAGAAGTGAAATTTGGAGAAGGTCATGATTGGTTAGAAATTTTAGGATGTGGTATGGTGCATCCTCAGGTTTTAAAGAATGTTGGTTTTGACCCAGATGAATACCAAGGATTTGCTTGGGGCATGGGTATTGATCGTATTGCTATGTTAAAATATGGCATGCCTGATTTACGTGCTTTTTTTGATGCTGATCTGCGTTGGTTAGATCATTATGGCTTTCGCTGTTTTGATATTTCCACCCTTTTTTCTCGTTTGGGCAATGTGTGA
- the nth gene encoding endonuclease III codes for MAERRIKSLKVQDITKTDITKTFYREDEIAEIFRRFSIQRPTPESDLTYTNVFTLLIAVVLSAQATDAGVNKVTQKLFRLADRPEKMVALGEEGIAHHIRAIGLWRAKARNIYALCCLLIDQYGGHVPDNREALMALPGVGRKTANVILNVAFSQPTIAVDTHIFRLGNRLGLAPGKTPEMVEEKLVKIIPSYYMRYAHHWLILHGRYICKARKAQCTQCIIADLCKAAIKTNTIPAPLVEIKGNGAPVFFQ; via the coding sequence ATGGCTGAAAGAAGAATAAAATCACTAAAGGTGCAAGATATTACTAAAACAGACATTACTAAAACATTTTATAGAGAAGACGAAATTGCAGAAATATTTCGCCGCTTTTCTATTCAGCGTCCCACCCCTGAAAGTGATCTTACATATACTAATGTTTTTACTCTTTTGATAGCCGTTGTTCTTTCAGCTCAAGCTACAGATGCTGGTGTTAACAAAGTGACGCAAAAATTATTTCGTCTTGCTGATAGACCAGAAAAAATGGTTGCATTAGGGGAAGAAGGAATTGCACATCATATCCGTGCCATTGGTCTTTGGCGTGCAAAAGCTCGCAATATTTATGCACTTTGCTGTCTTTTGATTGATCAATATGGTGGTCACGTTCCTGACAATCGTGAAGCACTGATGGCACTTCCTGGTGTGGGGCGCAAGACGGCTAATGTCATTTTAAATGTTGCTTTTAGTCAGCCCACTATAGCCGTAGATACGCATATTTTTCGTCTCGGAAACCGCCTTGGTTTAGCACCAGGAAAAACACCAGAGATGGTTGAAGAAAAGTTGGTGAAGATTATTCCGTCTTATTACATGCGTTATGCGCATCATTGGCTTATTTTACATGGCCGTTACATTTGTAAAGCACGTAAGGCACAATGCACACAGTGTATCATCGCTGATCTTTGCAAAGCGGCGATCAAGACAAACACAATCCCAGCGCCTTTAGTTGAAATTAAAGGCAATGGAGCACCAGTTTTTTTCCAATAG
- a CDS encoding membrane protein produces the protein MRHFLFWGAFVFLLGGCSTKPPMYTNNACAVLAQKDGFFENWRKASKKAEARYGIPMPIILATIRMESNFRHNARPPRTKLLGFIPWKRPSTAYGYSQALDGTWEAYLRSTGQSFARRTNFSDAADFVAWYHRQSVQRNGVKHHDAYNLYLNYYMGHGAYARSRGLGNAKAIRVAQNMEKTAILYDQQLRMCGQR, from the coding sequence ATGCGGCATTTTTTATTTTGGGGAGCATTTGTTTTTCTTTTGGGCGGTTGTTCAACGAAACCTCCTATGTACACAAATAATGCTTGCGCCGTTCTGGCTCAAAAAGATGGTTTTTTTGAAAATTGGAGAAAAGCGTCTAAAAAAGCAGAAGCGCGTTATGGGATCCCGATGCCCATTATTCTTGCGACAATTCGTATGGAATCAAATTTTCGTCATAATGCACGTCCTCCACGTACGAAACTTTTGGGTTTTATTCCATGGAAGCGCCCTTCAACAGCTTATGGTTATTCTCAAGCGCTTGATGGTACATGGGAAGCCTATCTTCGCTCTACAGGACAGTCTTTTGCAAGGCGTACTAATTTTTCTGATGCCGCTGATTTTGTTGCTTGGTATCATCGTCAAAGTGTTCAACGGAATGGTGTTAAACATCATGATGCTTATAATCTTTATTTAAATTATTATATGGGGCATGGTGCTTATGCGCGCAGCAGAGGCCTTGGAAATGCAAAAGCAATAAGAGTAGCGCAGAATATGGAGAAAACAGCTATACTTTACGATCAGCAGTTAAGAATGTGTGGGCAACGCTAG
- the rpmI gene encoding 50S ribosomal protein L35 has product MPKMKTKSSAKKRFKITATGKIKVAAAGKRHGMIKRSNKFIRDARGTMILAEPDAKKVIHCYLPNGL; this is encoded by the coding sequence ATGCCCAAAATGAAGACCAAATCGTCCGCTAAGAAGCGGTTTAAAATTACTGCGACAGGTAAAATTAAGGTGGCAGCTGCAGGTAAGCGCCATGGTATGATTAAACGTTCTAATAAGTTTATTCGTGATGCACGTGGAACAATGATTCTCGCTGAACCCGATGCTAAAAAAGTCATTCATTGTTATTTGCCGAATGGGCTTTAA